The following coding sequences are from one Treponema parvum window:
- a CDS encoding carbohydrate ABC transporter permease gives MEYSIKMNNYRVEKRMKIFLFYLLMLLICTVVIFPLYFVLISSFKNMADVYMMPPKLLGFKPIFDHYKYIFKSQHYGTYIFNSGFIGILSTLFSLLLGIPAAYAIAREKMKGAALFILIARLLPAMSFLLPYYFVFSKLKLIDTFCPLILSHMVLSLPLVVWLMEEFIAGIPVDLDEAAIIDGCSRAKCCWSIIVPISKSGIATCTILSFLGSWNNFQFALVLSGTRTRTLPVTLQYFVSGADIRWGRMLSATIVVILPAIIITLILQKYIIQGMTAGAVKG, from the coding sequence ATGGAGTATTCAATAAAGATGAACAATTATCGTGTTGAAAAGAGGATGAAAATATTTTTATTTTATCTTTTAATGTTGCTTATATGTACGGTTGTGATCTTTCCATTGTATTTTGTTCTTATTTCTTCATTTAAAAATATGGCGGACGTATACATGATGCCGCCTAAACTGCTCGGTTTTAAACCGATATTCGATCATTATAAATACATTTTCAAGTCGCAGCATTACGGCACATATATCTTTAACAGCGGCTTTATCGGAATATTGTCGACACTGTTTTCTCTGCTTTTAGGAATCCCCGCCGCTTATGCGATAGCACGGGAAAAAATGAAGGGCGCGGCATTGTTTATTCTTATAGCGCGCTTGCTTCCGGCAATGTCCTTTTTGCTTCCCTACTATTTTGTTTTTTCAAAACTGAAGTTGATAGATACGTTCTGCCCGCTGATTTTAAGCCATATGGTATTGTCGCTGCCGCTGGTCGTTTGGCTTATGGAAGAATTTATTGCCGGCATTCCTGTTGATCTTGACGAAGCCGCTATAATCGACGGATGTTCAAGGGCTAAATGTTGTTGGTCTATTATCGTGCCTATCAGTAAATCGGGAATAGCGACGTGTACGATTTTGTCATTCTTAGGATCGTGGAATAATTTTCAGTTTGCTCTTGTGCTGAGCGGTACTAGAACTCGAACGCTGCCGGTAACATTGCAATATTTTGTTTCAGGCGCGGATATCAGATGGGGCAGGATGCTATCTGCAACTATAGTTGTCATTCTTCCTGCGATTATTATTACGTTGATATTGCAGAAGTATATTATTCAAGGAATGACCGCCGGAGCGGTAAAAGGATAA